A single region of the Podospora pseudopauciseta strain CBS 411.78 chromosome 1, whole genome shotgun sequence genome encodes:
- a CDS encoding hypothetical protein (EggNog:ENOG503Q3DQ; COG:O; antiSMASH:Cluster_1) has protein sequence MKFSLGTVAAVVGVVNAAFPTDIVYYWVDQSAVVVNATGGLSSPPSGWYTAVVQGAVYEAAVNSKRESLEFQQLAISHAAHDAILWVYHGSRQYAPVDAALRAVIPIIGLDPNSSKGKQAAKIGQAAAAKVAKARADDNLVNFVDFTFGPKQPGVYQPTPGGAPLPDTPQARFTRPFAALGDITRFRSPPPPKTDSAEYEADFLFVKSVGAVNSANRSAYDTDTAYFWRESSVTGWNRFAGAIVGSKLDKKPLESAKFYAQLNYAIANAGFASWDVKYAYQGWRPVTAVHYPDVWLKSGRNETDTNWVPLLRPTPSHPDYVSTHSTFGSAAAHVIKAWNKGDRIDATWSSNVTLDNRGVITRRYTSVQFANEENSISRQFGGIHFKFAGTEGLKLGDKVAEATLKVFDKNWDKF, from the exons ATGAAGTTCTCCCTCGGGACCGTTGCCGCGGTCGTGGGTGTTGTCAATGCGGCTTTTCCGACGGATATTGTCTACTACTG GGTTGACCAGTCCGCCGTGGTAGTTAATGCCACCGGTGGtctttcttcccctccctctggTTGGTACACAGCCGTCGTCCAGGGTGCCGTCTACGAAGCAGCCGTGAACTCAAAGCGTGAGAGTCTCGAGTTCCAACAGCTCGCTATCTCCCACGCCGCCCACGACGCCATCCTCTGGGTCTACCATGGCTCCCGCCAGTACGCCCCCGTTGACGCCGCTCTCCGCGccgtcatccccatcatcggTCTCGACCCCAACTCCAGCAAGGGCAAGCAAGCCGCCAAGATCGGCcaagctgccgccgccaaggTAGCAAAGGCTCGCGCCGACGACAATCTCGTCAACTTTGTCGACTTCACCTTCGGCCCGAAGCAGCCCGGAGTCTACCAGCCCACCCCCGGCGGCGCTCCCCTCCCAGACACCCCCCAAGCCCGCTTCACCCGCCCATTTGCCGCCCTGGGCGACATCACCCGCTTccgctcccctccccctcccaagacCGACTCGGCCGAATACGAAGCCGACTTTTTGTTCGTCAAGTCCGTCGGCGCTGTCAATTCCGCCAACCGCTCTGCCTACGATACCGACACGGCCTACTTCTGGCGCGAGTCCTCCGTCACGGGCTGGAACCGCTTCGCCGGCGCCATCGTCGGCTCCAAGCTCGACAAGAAACCCCTCGAGTCGGCCAAGTTCTACGCCCAGCTCAACTACGCCATCGCCAACGCCGGCTTCGCCTCCTGGGACGTCAAGTACGCCTACCAAGGCTGGCGTCCGGTCACGGCCGTCCACTACCCTGATGTTTGGCTCAAGTCGGGGAGGAACGAGACTGATACCAACTGGGTTCCCCTCTTGAGACCTACTCCTTCCCACCCGGACTATGTATCTACCCACTCTACTTTTGGGAGCGCCGCGGCGCATGTGATCAAGGCGTGGAATAAGGGGGACAGGATCGATGCCACGTGGAGTAGCAATGTTACTCTAGATAATAGGGGTGTGATTACAAGGCGGTACACGAGTGTGCAGTTTGCGAATGAGGAGAACAGTATCAGCAGGCAGTTTGGTGGT ATTCACTTCAAGTTTGCTGGCACGGAGGGTTTGAAGCTCGGTGACAAGGTTGCTGAGGCTACGCTGAAGGTGTTTGACAAGAACTGGGACAAGTTCTAA